The Syntrophorhabdaceae bacterium genome has a segment encoding these proteins:
- a CDS encoding Xaa-Pro peptidase family protein, whose amino-acid sequence MLKSLNVGELTPKDEIHARINKLKAKMEEQGIALAIILQNVDLFYLTGTMQKSVLAVSVDRDPVFFVEKSLQRAAEETPLEITPIKRDKDIRDILSDLGMLRGRCGMELDVLPVTVFERWKNILGYDNVVDVWPLIRDLRLIKSPFEIRQVKQSGEIVSQVFKKAKEIIHEGMREVDIAALLESEGRIHGHQGFLRMRGLNQEMMNVYIVHGLSGTVVSGADVPISGAGVTHAIPQGPSVNRFQRGIPLLVDYGGGYNGYITDETRTFALGELKDIYLKGHAVAQAIIEETMDFAKEGIIGTEVFTKAFLRAKREGLDEYFMGYGEGKVSFIGHGLGLEINELPVITPRHDIVLQEGMVFAFEPKFIIPGEGSIGIEVDFIVRKDGLERVTDSPIDIVYV is encoded by the coding sequence ATGTTGAAGAGCTTAAACGTTGGTGAACTGACACCAAAAGACGAGATACACGCGCGGATCAATAAACTGAAAGCAAAGATGGAGGAACAGGGGATCGCCCTCGCGATCATCCTCCAGAATGTTGACCTCTTTTATCTCACCGGTACCATGCAGAAAAGCGTCCTTGCCGTGTCCGTTGACAGAGACCCCGTATTCTTTGTGGAAAAGAGCCTCCAGAGGGCCGCAGAAGAGACGCCCCTTGAGATTACTCCAATCAAGAGAGACAAGGATATAAGAGATATACTGAGCGACCTCGGGATGCTGCGGGGAAGATGCGGCATGGAACTCGATGTCCTGCCGGTAACTGTATTCGAGCGGTGGAAGAACATCCTCGGGTACGATAATGTCGTTGATGTCTGGCCCCTGATACGGGATCTGCGGTTGATAAAGAGCCCTTTCGAGATACGGCAGGTCAAACAATCCGGGGAGATCGTTTCACAGGTCTTTAAAAAGGCAAAAGAGATCATCCATGAAGGCATGCGGGAGGTAGACATCGCCGCCCTCCTTGAATCCGAAGGCAGGATACACGGTCACCAGGGATTTTTGCGGATGAGGGGATTGAACCAGGAGATGATGAACGTATACATTGTCCACGGTCTTTCAGGGACTGTCGTATCGGGCGCCGATGTGCCCATCTCCGGGGCCGGCGTTACTCATGCCATCCCCCAGGGGCCGTCGGTGAACAGGTTTCAGAGGGGCATCCCGCTTCTTGTCGATTACGGCGGCGGGTATAACGGCTACATTACCGACGAAACCCGGACCTTTGCATTAGGGGAATTAAAGGACATCTACCTGAAAGGACATGCGGTGGCGCAGGCGATCATCGAGGAGACGATGGATTTTGCGAAAGAGGGCATCATAGGAACCGAGGTCTTCACGAAGGCGTTCCTCAGGGCAAAACGTGAAGGGCTTGATGAGTATTTCATGGGCTATGGCGAGGGGAAGGTAAGCTTCATCGGCCACGGACTGGGCCTTGAGATAAACGAACTCCCCGTGATCACGCCCCGGCACGATATCGTCCTTCAGGAAGGCATGGTCTTTGCCTTCGAGCCGAAATTTATCATACCCGGCGAAGGCTCAATCGGCATCGAGGTTGATTTTATCGTGAGAAAGGACGGACTGGAGCGGGTAACGGATTCACCGATAGATATAGTGTATGTCTGA
- a CDS encoding proline--tRNA ligase: MLFSKMFIPTVKEDPKEAEVISHRLMLRGGFIRRLSSGIYTWLPLGLKSLRKVERIIREEMNKKGAQEILMPGVQPKELWVESTRWEKYGKELLRFKDRSDRELCLGPTHEEVVTDLVRREVRSYRELPVTLYQIQTKFRDEIRPRFGVMRAREFSMKDAYSFDADEAGAEKSYMDMYDAYMNIFKRCGLRFGVVEADTGQIGGSFSHEFMVLAETGEDVIISCDTCGYAANLERAEVGVAEKAFGAKKGSYKRVATPNQRRVEEVASFLGVTAQQLLKTIIYNTDKGTLGVLIRGDREINETKLRNLVGLEYCDLTDEYTIQDVTGGPLGFSGPIGLSIPLYADKDVAHMEDFVIGGNEKDVHVINVNTGDFIVKGFYDIKVAVAGDKCPRCNGTLTSTRGIEVGHIFKLGLKYSKAMNASFLDKDGKEQLMVMGCYGIGVGRTLAAAIEQGNDDNGMILPMAIAPFEVNVLPVNNSHQESMELADSVYRELLDRGVDAVMDDRNERPGVKFKDCDLIGIPLRVTIGERNLKEGLVEIKIRNEKESQRIKKEDIVERVVGYVEELKRW, translated from the coding sequence ATGCTGTTCTCGAAGATGTTTATCCCCACGGTAAAGGAAGACCCGAAAGAGGCTGAGGTGATAAGCCACAGGCTCATGCTCCGCGGTGGTTTCATCAGGCGCCTTTCATCGGGCATCTATACGTGGCTTCCTCTTGGCCTGAAGTCGCTGCGGAAGGTAGAGCGGATCATACGCGAGGAGATGAATAAAAAGGGTGCACAGGAGATACTTATGCCCGGCGTCCAGCCGAAAGAGCTCTGGGTCGAAAGCACGCGATGGGAGAAATACGGAAAGGAACTGCTCCGTTTTAAGGACAGGAGCGACAGGGAACTCTGCCTCGGTCCCACACACGAGGAGGTCGTCACCGACCTCGTGAGGCGGGAGGTGCGGTCATACAGGGAACTTCCCGTTACCCTCTACCAGATCCAGACAAAGTTCAGGGACGAGATACGCCCCCGTTTCGGCGTGATGCGCGCCCGCGAATTCTCCATGAAAGATGCCTATAGCTTTGATGCCGACGAGGCAGGCGCTGAAAAAAGCTACATGGATATGTACGATGCCTACATGAATATCTTCAAACGATGCGGTCTCCGGTTCGGGGTCGTAGAGGCAGATACAGGGCAGATAGGCGGAAGCTTCAGCCATGAGTTCATGGTCCTCGCGGAGACCGGCGAGGACGTCATCATCTCCTGCGATACCTGCGGCTATGCCGCGAACCTCGAACGCGCAGAGGTAGGTGTTGCGGAAAAGGCCTTCGGCGCAAAGAAAGGCAGCTATAAGCGTGTTGCAACACCCAACCAGAGAAGGGTTGAGGAGGTCGCATCGTTCCTCGGCGTGACAGCGCAGCAGCTCCTGAAAACGATCATCTATAATACGGACAAAGGAACGCTCGGCGTGCTGATACGCGGCGACAGGGAGATAAACGAAACAAAGCTCAGGAACCTCGTTGGTCTTGAATATTGCGATCTCACCGACGAATATACCATCCAGGACGTAACCGGCGGACCGCTCGGATTCTCCGGGCCGATCGGGTTGTCCATCCCGCTTTACGCCGATAAGGACGTAGCGCACATGGAGGATTTCGTCATCGGCGGCAATGAAAAAGACGTGCACGTCATCAACGTCAATACCGGCGATTTCATTGTAAAAGGTTTTTACGACATCAAGGTCGCCGTTGCCGGCGATAAATGCCCGCGATGCAACGGCACGCTCACATCAACGAGGGGCATCGAGGTAGGACACATCTTCAAGCTGGGCCTGAAATACAGCAAGGCGATGAACGCCTCCTTTCTCGACAAGGACGGGAAGGAGCAACTGATGGTAATGGGCTGCTACGGCATCGGCGTCGGCAGGACCCTCGCGGCGGCGATAGAACAGGGCAATGACGACAACGGCATGATCCTGCCCATGGCGATCGCGCCTTTCGAGGTAAATGTCCTGCCTGTCAACAACTCCCATCAGGAAAGTATGGAGCTTGCGGACAGCGTATATAGGGAGCTCCTTGACAGAGGGGTCGATGCTGTAATGGATGACAGGAACGAGAGGCCCGGTGTGAAGTTTAAGGACTGCGATCTCATCGGCATACCGCTCCGCGTGACGATCGGGGAGCGAAACCTGAAGGAAGGCCTCGTCGAGATAAAGATAAGGAACGAAAAGGAATCGCAGAGGATAAAGAAAGAGGATATTGTAGAGAGGGTTGTCGGCTATGTTGAAGAGCTTAAACGTTGGTGA
- a CDS encoding amidohydrolase family protein, giving the protein MSEKPQKRITRRDFLKIGAVATAGVLTGVTRIESSVPTADTVFVNGTVITVDRSDSIAQAVAIRNGTILETGTKEAVSRYIGNTTKVIDLAGRTLTPGLIDSHGHLPHFGARERNMVKLQGLETKEEVLERFLERAKKTPPGRFISGWGIESNDLAFMNRRDLDRITTEHPVLAVHTGGQWGFANSYALRVSGIDRSTPNPPGGMVRKGPNGEPTGLLIHYPALYLVRKIAPPLSNEEINKNIHHAAMLYAGDGVTTVHDNFFDMSEVSANRHAGVYFGQALSGDLPVRVRIWPYIPSIREASFAVRELVRSQTPRPDSPFAEVIQYKKDKPEGFARVWGGMKIAIDGGGPTSLWYRGERSITLHSTEDLHSMVKLFHQAGQQVSVHAVGDKAVDVMLDAFEEALKAQPRADCRHRIEHAICPQTNALERIRRLGVVISTHPQWLYPWGDKMGGLKGQRVFPLRSYMGQGIPVAIGADPPAFSLWQPQYALWEAAARTTKSGYHFTPEESISVRDALRMQTMGSAYAGFQEKEIGSIEKGKKADLVVWDRNFYTIPTDEIKDTKALLTMVGGRIVYQDSLNIKS; this is encoded by the coding sequence ATGAGTGAAAAACCTCAAAAGAGGATTACGAGGAGAGATTTTCTCAAGATCGGCGCCGTCGCTACCGCAGGCGTGCTCACAGGGGTTACGCGTATTGAATCCTCAGTGCCGACCGCCGATACGGTATTCGTGAACGGAACAGTGATTACTGTGGACAGGTCTGACTCGATTGCCCAGGCCGTGGCAATACGGAACGGGACGATCCTCGAGACAGGGACAAAGGAGGCGGTCTCGCGGTATATCGGGAACACCACGAAGGTGATTGACCTCGCAGGCAGGACGCTGACGCCGGGTCTCATCGACTCCCACGGCCATCTCCCCCATTTTGGTGCCAGGGAACGCAATATGGTCAAGCTACAGGGTCTGGAGACCAAAGAGGAGGTCCTCGAACGATTTTTAGAAAGGGCGAAAAAAACGCCCCCGGGAAGATTTATTTCAGGCTGGGGCATTGAGAGCAATGACCTCGCATTTATGAACCGTCGTGACCTCGACAGGATAACGACGGAGCATCCTGTGCTTGCTGTTCACACCGGAGGTCAGTGGGGATTTGCGAACAGTTATGCCCTGAGGGTCTCCGGCATTGACAGGTCTACGCCAAACCCGCCAGGAGGGATGGTTCGGAAAGGGCCGAACGGGGAACCCACGGGACTCCTTATCCACTACCCGGCGCTCTACCTTGTACGGAAGATCGCCCCTCCTTTGAGCAATGAAGAGATCAATAAAAACATCCATCATGCTGCCATGCTTTATGCCGGGGACGGCGTCACAACGGTACACGACAACTTTTTTGACATGTCGGAGGTGAGCGCCAACAGGCATGCGGGTGTTTATTTCGGACAGGCGCTATCCGGAGACCTGCCCGTACGGGTCAGGATATGGCCCTACATACCGAGCATCCGCGAGGCGTCCTTTGCGGTGCGGGAGCTGGTTCGGTCACAAACTCCCAGGCCTGATTCGCCCTTTGCCGAGGTGATCCAATATAAAAAGGATAAGCCTGAAGGATTTGCCAGGGTATGGGGCGGCATGAAGATCGCCATTGATGGCGGGGGCCCAACCTCTTTATGGTATCGGGGCGAGCGGAGCATTACATTACATTCTACGGAAGATCTCCATTCGATGGTAAAGCTCTTCCACCAGGCAGGTCAGCAGGTAAGCGTTCATGCAGTCGGGGACAAGGCGGTCGATGTGATGCTCGATGCCTTCGAGGAAGCGCTCAAAGCACAGCCCAGAGCGGATTGCCGGCATCGTATCGAACATGCTATATGCCCGCAAACGAACGCCTTAGAGCGCATCAGGCGTCTTGGTGTGGTGATCTCCACACATCCCCAGTGGTTATATCCGTGGGGAGACAAGATGGGAGGCTTGAAAGGTCAAAGGGTCTTCCCGCTGAGATCATACATGGGGCAGGGGATCCCTGTCGCCATCGGGGCAGACCCACCGGCATTTTCCCTCTGGCAGCCCCAGTACGCCCTCTGGGAGGCGGCGGCAAGGACCACGAAAAGCGGCTACCACTTCACCCCGGAAGAGTCAATATCGGTGAGAGATGCCTTACGAATGCAGACAATGGGAAGCGCATACGCCGGGTTCCAGGAAAAAGAGATCGGCTCTATCGAAAAAGGGAAGAAGGCAGACCTGGTCGTATGGGACAGGAATTTCTATACCATCCCCACTGATGAGATAAAGGACACAAAGGCATTGCTGACGATGGTCGGCGGCAGGATCGTCTATCAGGATTCCCTCAATATCAAATCCTGA